From a single Apium graveolens cultivar Ventura chromosome 2, ASM990537v1, whole genome shotgun sequence genomic region:
- the LOC141707864 gene encoding cyclic nucleotide-gated ion channel 4-like — translation METIHEEYENTNPHLYDVINTSDDFEVQEEDDEESSEEYSSNSSSDSEECCGGKKILILSSKMSWLREWDRVFPLISALCLFIDPTFFYTLSVNGDSMCFYIDGWFALVLSLVRLITDGLHVRNIWHVYLRKDHRHSSSAAADAHWFQRIFGGLALQDSEGKLDFFIYLFIILPLPQVVMWIVVPALLKKDEQTRVMTAMLIMFLFQYLPKIYIAVCLLRRMLSQYIFGTAWWGVGLNIVAIFVASHVVGACYYLLGIQRSARCLMEQCMKTESCRLNALSCDNPFFFGSTYKFIDNMRMSWGNNNDARSWCLRSSDNSQYDYGSFEWITLLVCNNNRMEKMLLPLFWGVMMLCTFGNLGSTDDWLEIVFLIIVTACGLVLITMLIANIKVFLIATSSKKLTRKVYINNVKWWMKKRNMPQGLRNRIRDYERQRWAATRGVDEGEMISNLPEGLRRDIKYHICLDLVRQVPLFQHMDSLVLESICDRVKSLVFPEGEIITKEGDPVHRVLFIVRGNLQCNQIVRSGVHSSCTLGPGNFSGDELLSWCVRKPFTEILPPSSSTLITLEATEAFVLEAEDVKYVTQHFHLNEKVKTCARYYSPGWRTWAAVAIQLAWLRYRHRRRLTTLPFIMPRRPLSRSASLEEEQLRLYTALLTSPKPRQDDMFPSSNN, via the exons ATGGAAACTATTCACGAAGAATACGAGAATACTAATCCACATTTATACGATGTCATCAACACTTCCGACGATTTTGAAGTACaagaagaagatgatgaagaaagctcggaagagtacagcagcaacagcagcagtgATAGCGAGGAATGTTGTGGTGGAAAAAAGATATTAATATTATCATCAAAAATGTCATGGTTACGAGAATGGGACCGTGTGTTTCCTTTAATCTCAGCTCTTTGTTTGTTCATTGATCCTACCTTCTTTTACACACTTTCGGTCAACGGAGATAGCATGTGCTTTTATATTGATGGCTGGTTCGCTCTCGTTCTCTCGCTTGTCCGATTGATTACAGACGGCTTGCACGTCCGGAACATATGGCATGTGTACTTGAGGAAGGACCATCGTCACAGCTCATCGGCTGCAGCTGACGCGCACTGGTTTCAGAGAATTTTCGGTGGTTTAGCATTGCAGGATTCCGAGGGAAAACTCGACTTCTTCATTTATCTGTTCATCATCTTACCATTGCCGCAG GTTGTGATGTGGATTGTGGTTCCGGCATTGTTGAAGAAGGATGAACAAACAAGAGTGATGACAGCAATGCTGATAATGTTTCTATTCCAGTACCTCCCCAAGATATATATTGCTGTTTGCCTATTGCGTCGCATGCTCTCTCAATACATTTTCGGAACAGCTTGGTGGGGGGTCGGTCTGAACATTGTTGCAATTTTTGTAGCCTCCCAT GTGGTGGGAGCATGTTATTACTTACTAGGAATCCAGAGGTCAGCTAGGTGTTTGATGGAGCAATGCATGAAAACAGAGAGTTGTAGACTCAATGCACTTTCTTGCGACAACCCTTTCTTTTTCGGGAGCACATATAAGTTCATAGATAATATGCGAATGTCATGGGGAAATAACAATGATGCCAGATCTTGGTGCCTACGAAGCAGTGATAATAGTCAGTATGACTACGGATCATTTGAATGGATAACTCTTCTTGTTTGCAATAACAACCGTATGGAGAAGATGCTGCTTCCCCTCTTTTGGGGTGTCATGATGCTTTG CACTTTTGGGAATCTGGGGAGCACCGACGACTGGTTAGAAATTGTGTTCCTGATAATTGTGACTGCGTGCGGCCTTGTGCTGATCACCATGTTGATTGCCAACATTAAG GTGTTCTTGATAGCAACATCATCGAAGAAACTTACTAGGAAAGTATACATCAACAATGTTAAATGGTGGATGAAAAAGAGAAACATGCCACAAGGATTGCGGAATAGAATACGTGACTATGAGCGGCAACGTTGGGCTGCAACGCGTGGCGTAGATGAGGGTGAAATGATTTCTAACCTTCCCGAGGGTCTTAGGAGAGACATCAAGTACCACATCTGCTTGGACTTAGTGAGACAG GTACCTTTGTTCCAGCACATGGATAGTTTGGTCCTGGAGAGCATCTGCGACAGAGTGAAATCCCTTGTCTTTCCTGAAGGAGAGATT ATCACTAAAGAAGGTGATCCAGTTCATAGGGTGTTATTTATCGTAAGAGGTAATCTCCAATGCAATCAAATAGTAAGAAGTGGAGTCCACAGTAGTTGTACGCTAGGCCCTGGCAATTTTAGCGGTGACGAGCTCTTGTCCTGGTGTGTGAGGAAGCCATTCACTGAAATTCTCCCACCATCTTCATCTACACTCATCACACTTGAAGCAACCGAAGCATTTGTGCTGGAAGCAGAGGATGTGAAATATGTGACACAACATTTTCATCTGAATGAAAAAGTGAAAACGTGTGCTCGCTATTATTCCCCTGGCTGGAGAACCTGGGCAGCTGTTGCCATTCAGCTGGCTTGGCTACGATACAGGCACCGCCGAAGGCTTACAACTCTTCCTTTCATCATGCCTAGGAGGCCATTATCGCGCTCTGCTTCACTTGAGGAGGAGCAGCTCAGGCTTTATACAGCACTGCTGACTTCACCTAAGCCCCGTCAGGATGATATGTTCCCTAGTTCAAATAATTGA